In Amycolatopsis sp. EV170708-02-1, the following are encoded in one genomic region:
- a CDS encoding GntR family transcriptional regulator: MSRPRPKAQRSESLHQQVARHIRNDIEAGRLRDGQSLPSTRELAEEWQVSPFTITEAMDVLIREGLVVSKPRAGRVVHAPHVTEAARPKASATQVVFVGGFAGSGKTELGRVLARETGWAMLDKDTTTRSVVEVALEMQGLSPNDRESDVYVDKIRPREYEALIATMTENVQCGNSVIVTAPFIREFSDPAWVSRIQATCKDLGAVPSFVWVYCDASTMHTYVRHRGAARDAAKLANWDTYVAGIDLELRPPVPHVVIDNSASSRPLQDQARDLVSTILNEDAPK, from the coding sequence ATGTCCCGGCCACGCCCGAAGGCTCAACGGTCCGAGTCCCTGCATCAGCAGGTTGCGCGCCACATCAGGAACGACATTGAGGCGGGGCGACTGCGGGATGGTCAGTCGCTGCCGTCGACAAGGGAACTGGCCGAAGAGTGGCAGGTCAGCCCGTTCACAATCACTGAAGCCATGGATGTGCTGATCCGAGAGGGGCTGGTCGTGAGTAAGCCACGGGCTGGTCGCGTCGTGCATGCGCCACATGTCACGGAGGCTGCGCGTCCCAAGGCGTCGGCGACTCAGGTTGTGTTTGTGGGGGGTTTCGCCGGAAGTGGCAAGACGGAGCTTGGCCGCGTGCTCGCGCGGGAGACGGGCTGGGCAATGCTCGACAAGGACACGACGACTCGTTCTGTCGTCGAAGTCGCTCTAGAGATGCAGGGCCTTTCGCCGAATGATCGTGAGTCGGACGTTTACGTCGACAAGATTCGCCCCCGCGAGTATGAAGCGCTCATTGCCACTATGACGGAGAACGTTCAGTGTGGAAACAGCGTTATCGTCACTGCCCCATTCATCCGCGAGTTCTCAGATCCCGCGTGGGTGAGTCGGATTCAGGCGACATGCAAGGATTTGGGAGCGGTTCCTAGCTTTGTCTGGGTCTACTGCGATGCCAGCACAATGCACACCTATGTCAGGCATCGTGGTGCGGCGCGAGACGCCGCGAAACTGGCGAATTGGGACACCTACGTGGCAGGTATTGACCTGGAACTGCGGCCGCCAGTGCCTCACGTGGTGATCGATAACTCGGCTTCTAGCAGGCCGTTGCAAGATCAGGCCCGCGACTTAGTTTCCACGATTCTGAACGAGGATGCGCCCAAGTGA
- a CDS encoding AlpA family transcriptional regulator: MATTNWLTVAEFCAEMKISRRTFQQWRATGRGPSCLKLPNGDLRIRRSEYERFLDMCEEAAA, from the coding sequence ATGGCCACCACGAACTGGCTCACAGTCGCCGAATTCTGCGCCGAAATGAAGATCTCACGCCGGACATTCCAGCAATGGCGCGCCACCGGGCGCGGACCTAGCTGTCTGAAACTGCCGAACGGTGATCTCCGTATCCGCCGTTCCGAGTACGAACGCTTTCTGGACATGTGCGAGGAGGCTGCTGCCTGA
- a CDS encoding cell division protein FtsK produces the protein MSTTADHTPASEPERDAMVNTPNPTPDTASDERPDGRVVNGNVVEFKPGTARTAEEIPTPRDTTAVVPSNVLDAEIVDESEPAAKVDPPEVKKSWWETVSDAKARPLVASWLLSAEEFKSRAKFLVQLAGHQTAFHALRVPVYVPSALLKAPGALCRGAVRVHRWVFDAESKPVRMDARDRADVNEYMRLREARNETVRRRSAPVMVGVLTLIAIVYLAITYVTPFWNWTILITAMTLVGWFGAPKDKPVAGRAVDSAKAPKLTSAMIEDALGALGIAGINQAIAKGRGIGFPSPIVRDGPGWRADIDLPPGVTAGDVIDRRERLSSGLRRQLGCVWPEGDPTIHEGRLIIWVGDKDMSTTKQAPWPLAKAGATVDLFKPQPFGTDQRGRWVPITMMFASGAIGAIPRMGKTVSLREILLIAALDPRSVLYAYDLKGTGDLSALSQVCHGYGVGDDPEDIERMVVEMRELREELRRRAKVIRNLPENVCPDNKVTPALASRKDLGLAPIIIGVDECQVWFEHPEHGDELREICTDLVKRGPALGIGLFLATQRPDAKAIPTDISANLSIRYCLKVMGQTENDMVLGTSQYKNGIRATTFAWSDKGIGYLRGEGSDAQITRSVYQDGPTAKRIAAGARKQREALGNITGYAAGEEVDLDTARLDTLADVLGVFEKGEEKLWSDVIVSRLAELRPSTYGKWNPAALATALKPDGVKPGQVWATDPETGKGSNRNGYTRDALTKAKSNRA, from the coding sequence ATGTCCACCACCGCCGACCACACCCCCGCATCCGAGCCCGAGAGGGACGCCATGGTGAACACGCCCAACCCGACACCCGACACCGCCTCTGACGAACGGCCGGACGGCCGTGTCGTGAACGGCAACGTGGTGGAGTTCAAGCCGGGCACCGCCCGCACCGCCGAGGAGATCCCGACACCCCGCGACACCACCGCCGTGGTCCCCTCGAACGTCCTCGACGCAGAGATCGTGGACGAGTCCGAGCCCGCCGCGAAGGTGGACCCGCCGGAGGTCAAAAAGTCCTGGTGGGAGACCGTGTCCGACGCCAAGGCCCGGCCGCTCGTCGCGTCCTGGCTGCTCTCGGCCGAGGAGTTCAAATCCCGCGCGAAGTTCCTCGTGCAGCTCGCCGGGCACCAGACCGCGTTCCACGCGCTGCGGGTGCCCGTGTACGTCCCGAGCGCGCTGCTGAAGGCTCCGGGCGCGTTGTGCCGGGGCGCCGTTCGTGTACACCGCTGGGTGTTCGACGCGGAGTCGAAGCCGGTGCGCATGGACGCCCGTGACCGGGCCGACGTGAACGAGTACATGAGGCTGCGCGAGGCACGGAACGAGACCGTTCGCCGCCGGTCTGCGCCCGTGATGGTCGGTGTCCTGACCCTCATCGCCATCGTCTATCTCGCGATCACCTACGTCACCCCGTTCTGGAACTGGACCATCCTCATCACCGCCATGACGTTGGTGGGCTGGTTCGGGGCACCGAAGGACAAGCCCGTCGCCGGGCGCGCCGTCGACTCCGCGAAGGCGCCGAAGCTCACGTCGGCGATGATCGAAGACGCGCTAGGCGCGCTGGGTATCGCGGGGATCAACCAGGCCATCGCGAAGGGCCGGGGCATCGGGTTCCCGTCGCCGATCGTGCGCGACGGCCCCGGCTGGCGCGCGGATATCGACCTGCCGCCGGGCGTCACGGCCGGGGATGTCATCGACCGCCGCGAACGGCTCTCCTCCGGGCTGCGCCGTCAGCTTGGGTGTGTCTGGCCCGAGGGTGACCCGACCATCCACGAAGGCCGTCTGATCATCTGGGTCGGGGACAAGGACATGTCCACCACCAAGCAGGCCCCGTGGCCGCTCGCCAAGGCCGGGGCGACGGTGGACCTGTTCAAGCCTCAGCCGTTCGGCACGGACCAGCGCGGCCGGTGGGTGCCCATCACGATGATGTTCGCCTCCGGCGCCATCGGCGCCATCCCCCGCATGGGCAAAACCGTTTCCCTGCGCGAAATCCTGCTCATCGCCGCACTCGACCCGCGCTCGGTGCTCTACGCCTACGACCTCAAGGGCACCGGCGACCTGTCCGCGTTGTCGCAGGTCTGCCACGGCTACGGAGTCGGCGACGACCCCGAAGACATCGAGCGCATGGTTGTGGAGATGCGGGAACTCCGCGAAGAACTCCGCCGCCGCGCCAAGGTGATCCGGAACCTGCCCGAGAACGTGTGCCCGGACAACAAGGTCACCCCGGCTCTGGCGTCCCGCAAGGACCTGGGATTGGCGCCCATCATCATCGGCGTGGACGAGTGCCAGGTGTGGTTCGAGCACCCCGAGCACGGCGACGAACTCCGGGAGATCTGCACTGACCTGGTGAAACGTGGTCCCGCACTGGGTATCGGGCTGTTCCTCGCCACCCAGCGGCCGGACGCGAAGGCCATCCCGACCGACATTTCGGCGAACCTGTCCATCCGGTACTGCCTGAAAGTCATGGGACAGACCGAAAACGACATGGTCCTCGGCACCAGTCAGTACAAGAACGGCATTCGCGCGACCACGTTTGCCTGGTCTGACAAGGGAATCGGCTACCTGCGCGGTGAGGGCAGCGACGCGCAGATCACCCGGTCCGTGTACCAAGACGGGCCGACCGCCAAGCGCATCGCCGCCGGTGCCCGCAAACAGCGCGAAGCCCTGGGCAACATCACCGGCTACGCCGCCGGGGAAGAGGTCGACCTGGACACCGCGCGTCTGGACACGCTCGCCGACGTCCTCGGCGTGTTCGAAAAGGGCGAGGAGAAGCTCTGGTCGGACGTGATCGTGTCCCGGCTCGCCGAACTCCGGCCCTCGACCTACGGCAAGTGGAACCCCGCCGCGCTCGCCACCGCGCTCAAGCCGGACGGGGTGAAGCCCGGACAGGTGTGGGCCACCGACCCCGAAACCGGCAAGGGCAGCAACCGCAACGGCTACACCCGCGACGCCCTCACCAAGGCCAAGAGTAACCGAGCGTGA
- a CDS encoding integrase, giving the protein MATTHDVRIWTLYKYEGKRKTTYRARWVVAGEKFGESFDTLALADSFRSKLLTAAREGEAFDTESGLPVSMLRATEVKSWFVFACEYADMKWPESSPKYRASLAESLMTITVPMLKGKPPCDPKNLRKALKTAFNLNTRNAPQTDEVRQALSFAAKSSRNVGELANADTLRAVLRALDLKLDGKKAATNTVRLRRVALGNAIEYAMSPEQKLLTANPVEDVKMKKRKFVVHEVDPKSVVNPIQGRMLLEAVGTIGKQGPPLVAFYGLMYYAALRPEEVANLNKTDLSLPKEGWGDLLLRRARPEIGQEWTDSGEASEEGPLKHRAEEEERTVPCPPQLTALLHEHLRRFGTAPDGRLFRGARDGGRVGSSVYGRVWATARERVFTAEVAAGPLGKRPYDLRHAAVSTWLNGGVEPTRVAKWAGHSLSVLLRVYAKCLDGGEQAARDRVTRALGGE; this is encoded by the coding sequence ATGGCGACCACACATGACGTCCGAATCTGGACGCTCTACAAGTACGAGGGCAAGCGGAAGACGACGTACCGAGCCCGCTGGGTAGTTGCCGGTGAAAAGTTCGGCGAGAGCTTCGACACGCTCGCTCTCGCCGACAGTTTCCGATCCAAACTCCTCACTGCCGCCCGTGAGGGAGAGGCGTTCGACACTGAGAGCGGGCTGCCGGTCTCGATGCTTCGCGCGACCGAGGTCAAGTCTTGGTTTGTGTTCGCTTGTGAGTACGCGGACATGAAGTGGCCGGAGTCGTCACCCAAGTACCGCGCGTCTCTCGCAGAGTCCTTGATGACCATCACGGTTCCCATGCTCAAAGGGAAACCGCCGTGCGACCCCAAGAACCTGCGAAAGGCCCTCAAGACAGCCTTCAACCTGAACACACGGAACGCGCCCCAAACCGACGAAGTCCGACAGGCTCTCTCATTCGCCGCGAAGTCGAGCCGCAACGTCGGCGAGCTAGCGAACGCGGACACGCTGCGCGCTGTTCTACGCGCCTTGGATCTCAAGCTGGACGGAAAGAAGGCAGCGACCAACACCGTGCGACTTCGCCGCGTCGCCCTCGGAAACGCCATCGAGTACGCAATGTCGCCCGAACAGAAGCTTCTGACGGCGAATCCGGTTGAGGACGTGAAGATGAAGAAGCGAAAGTTCGTCGTCCACGAGGTCGACCCGAAGTCCGTCGTAAACCCGATTCAGGGGCGAATGCTGCTCGAAGCAGTCGGCACGATCGGCAAGCAGGGTCCGCCCCTGGTCGCGTTCTACGGGCTGATGTACTACGCCGCTCTCCGTCCGGAGGAGGTAGCGAACCTGAACAAGACTGATCTGTCGCTGCCCAAGGAAGGATGGGGAGATCTTCTCCTTAGGAGGGCGCGCCCGGAGATCGGGCAGGAATGGACCGACTCCGGCGAGGCATCCGAAGAGGGGCCGCTCAAGCACCGGGCCGAAGAGGAGGAGCGGACGGTGCCGTGCCCGCCTCAACTCACCGCGCTACTCCACGAGCACCTACGCCGGTTCGGAACCGCGCCGGACGGCAGGCTGTTCCGAGGAGCCCGCGACGGCGGCCGGGTCGGTAGCTCGGTCTACGGCCGGGTGTGGGCGACGGCACGTGAACGAGTCTTCACCGCCGAGGTGGCCGCTGGGCCGCTCGGAAAACGTCCCTATGACCTCCGCCACGCTGCGGTGTCCACGTGGCTCAACGGCGGCGTGGAGCCCACCCGGGTGGCCAAGTGGGCCGGACACAGTCTCTCCGTGCTGCTAAGGGTCTACGCCAAGTGTCTCGACGGCGGTGAGCAGGCCGCCCGAGACCGCGTGACCAGGGCTCTGGGTGGCGAGTAG
- a CDS encoding sialidase family protein — MKRRFSSALAFALSLTVIASLFTSAQAAERQQLVPGYGSYPRLIRLEHSSIGRGRILASLTSEDASGKFTPIMESTDEGQTFHKIGEVRDRDGRRGMCCGTLYELPQRVGRLRAGTLLWAASYRQDAGPQRRIGIRIWYSRDAGRSWAFLSEAARSHNHDGIWEPEFVVDAGGTLWLHYADETEAPQFAQVMNRVASTDGVNWGTKQRTMAIPPHRVRPGMPIIRRLPDGRYYLAYEICNYRDRYCDPYFKISSDGANWGDPLDPGTRVTTASGNYFQHAQTITLFPGGPNGVRLVMVGQIYTNAAGVPQPKNGQVLLANDNFGAGHWYELPAPVHIVGIHNNFCPNYSSTLLPVDGGKNVLQISTEYNLGCKAYFAKGPAF, encoded by the coding sequence ATGAAACGCCGTTTCAGCTCCGCACTCGCCTTCGCGCTGTCACTCACGGTGATCGCGTCCCTGTTCACGTCCGCGCAGGCCGCGGAGCGCCAACAGCTCGTGCCCGGCTACGGCTCGTACCCGCGGCTCATCCGCCTGGAGCATTCCTCGATCGGCCGCGGCCGCATCCTCGCGTCGCTGACCAGCGAAGACGCGAGCGGCAAGTTCACCCCGATCATGGAGAGCACCGACGAGGGCCAGACCTTCCACAAGATCGGCGAGGTCCGCGACCGCGACGGTCGCCGCGGCATGTGCTGCGGAACGCTGTACGAACTGCCGCAGCGGGTCGGCAGGCTTCGCGCGGGCACCCTGCTGTGGGCCGCGAGCTACCGGCAGGATGCCGGTCCGCAGCGGCGGATCGGCATCAGGATCTGGTACAGCCGCGACGCCGGCCGCTCGTGGGCCTTCCTGTCCGAGGCCGCCCGCTCGCACAACCACGACGGCATCTGGGAGCCGGAGTTCGTCGTCGACGCGGGCGGCACGCTCTGGCTGCACTACGCCGACGAGACCGAGGCTCCCCAGTTCGCGCAGGTGATGAACCGGGTCGCCTCCACCGACGGGGTGAACTGGGGCACCAAGCAGCGCACGATGGCAATCCCACCGCATCGGGTGCGGCCCGGGATGCCGATCATCCGCCGCCTCCCCGACGGCCGGTACTACCTGGCCTACGAGATCTGCAACTACCGCGACCGCTACTGCGACCCGTACTTCAAGATCTCCTCCGACGGCGCCAACTGGGGTGATCCCCTCGACCCCGGCACCCGCGTCACCACCGCCAGCGGCAACTACTTCCAGCACGCGCAGACGATCACGCTGTTCCCCGGCGGCCCGAACGGCGTGCGGCTGGTGATGGTCGGGCAGATCTACACGAACGCCGCCGGGGTCCCGCAGCCCAAGAACGGCCAGGTCCTGCTGGCCAACGACAACTTCGGCGCCGGGCATTGGTACGAACTGCCCGCGCCGGTGCACATCGTCGGGATCCACAACAACTTCTGCCCCAACTACAGCTCGACGCTGCTGCCGGTCGACGGCGGCAAGAACGTGTTGCAGATCTCCACCGAGTACAACCTCGGCTGCAAGGCGTACTTCGCGAAGGGCCCGGCGTTCTGA
- a CDS encoding DUF3631 domain-containing protein: protein MTVPALRVVSPPREPTATSADGAEVLDQIGEFVSRFNVFPSPHCAPMLALWYAHTHAAEHFYITPRLILSSAEPGSGKTRVLEVAQYLVASPEMTLSASPAALFRLVSAAPITILFDEVDAIFNPKNTGNTEDLRALLNAGYKRSATIPRCVGDAKAMAVQRFKVYAPAALAGIAGHMPDTITTRAITVHMRRRAPGETVEPFKTRRVETEAEPLRDRLADWVHSVAAQVGEAEPEMPEGVTDRSAEIWEPLLALADAAGGEWPEKAREACKHFVTANNHRAGSVGTRLLADLRTVFTAHQAERLPTTTILEALHAMEEAPWADYYGKPFDARHLSKELGRYGVEVHAFKHNGTTAKGYRTTGETGLADAWTRYLPPPETGDSR, encoded by the coding sequence ATGACCGTGCCCGCGCTGCGGGTGGTGTCGCCTCCCCGTGAGCCGACCGCCACGTCCGCCGATGGCGCCGAAGTCCTGGACCAGATCGGAGAGTTCGTGTCCCGCTTCAACGTCTTCCCCTCGCCACACTGCGCGCCGATGCTCGCGCTCTGGTACGCCCACACCCACGCCGCCGAGCACTTCTACATCACCCCGCGACTGATCCTGTCGTCTGCCGAGCCCGGTAGCGGGAAGACCCGCGTTCTGGAGGTCGCGCAGTACCTCGTGGCCTCGCCAGAGATGACGTTGTCTGCCTCCCCGGCCGCGCTGTTCCGACTCGTATCCGCCGCGCCGATCACGATCCTGTTCGATGAGGTGGACGCCATCTTCAACCCGAAGAACACCGGCAACACCGAGGACCTGCGCGCACTGCTCAACGCCGGATACAAGCGGTCGGCCACGATCCCGCGCTGTGTCGGCGACGCCAAGGCCATGGCCGTGCAGCGGTTCAAGGTCTACGCCCCCGCCGCTTTGGCAGGAATCGCCGGGCACATGCCGGACACCATCACCACCCGCGCCATCACTGTCCACATGCGCCGCCGCGCACCGGGCGAAACTGTCGAGCCCTTCAAGACCCGCCGTGTCGAGACCGAGGCCGAACCACTGCGGGACCGGCTCGCCGACTGGGTCCACAGCGTCGCCGCACAGGTCGGCGAGGCCGAACCCGAGATGCCCGAAGGTGTCACCGACCGCTCCGCCGAGATCTGGGAACCCCTGCTGGCCCTCGCCGACGCCGCCGGAGGCGAATGGCCGGAGAAAGCCCGCGAAGCCTGCAAGCACTTCGTCACCGCCAACAACCACCGCGCGGGCAGCGTCGGAACCCGCTTGCTCGCCGACCTGCGGACCGTCTTCACCGCGCACCAGGCCGAACGCCTGCCCACCACGACCATCCTCGAAGCCCTCCACGCCATGGAAGAGGCTCCGTGGGCCGACTACTACGGCAAGCCGTTCGACGCCCGCCACCTGTCCAAGGAACTCGGCCGGTACGGGGTGGAAGTCCACGCGTTCAAGCACAACGGCACCACCGCCAAGGGCTACCGCACCACCGGCGAGACCGGCCTCGCCGACGCCTGGACCCGCTACCTCCCGCCACCCGAAACCGGGGATTCCCGGTAA
- a CDS encoding RRQRL motif-containing zinc-binding protein translates to MSRQYPWTLREVPWSDLQEFTRGTCDGLPLLSWGIAPTDKLATRRQLRAMGLRPGGQDPVAVLYFRCARAGKKVHADLFLIDGAKPVRPMTPARQAALDKAMAARRTCRQCGETGWAELPKADRTCEACRYRAGLEPDSYLHDYVAGTPVLAPHELAEAHRGFSPAELAPVIPIRSARPGRAEFPKVVA, encoded by the coding sequence ATGAGCCGCCAGTACCCGTGGACGCTGCGGGAGGTTCCGTGGTCGGACTTGCAGGAGTTCACTCGCGGCACGTGTGACGGTCTGCCGCTGCTGTCCTGGGGTATCGCCCCGACGGACAAGCTCGCGACCCGGCGCCAGTTGCGGGCGATGGGGTTGCGTCCGGGCGGCCAGGACCCGGTGGCCGTTCTGTACTTCCGGTGCGCCCGTGCCGGGAAGAAGGTCCACGCCGACCTGTTCCTGATCGACGGAGCGAAGCCCGTCCGGCCGATGACCCCGGCCCGTCAGGCCGCGCTGGACAAGGCGATGGCCGCGCGCCGCACCTGCCGCCAGTGCGGGGAGACCGGGTGGGCCGAGCTGCCCAAGGCCGACCGCACGTGTGAGGCGTGCCGGTACCGGGCCGGGCTCGAACCCGATTCCTACCTCCACGACTACGTGGCCGGAACCCCGGTCCTCGCCCCCCACGAGCTCGCCGAGGCTCACCGCGGCTTCTCCCCCGCCGAGCTCGCGCCGGTGATCCCGATCCGTTCCGCACGGCCCGGCCGTGCCGAGTTCCCGAAGGTGGTGGCCTGA
- a CDS encoding YajQ family cyclic di-GMP-binding protein has translation MADPSFDVVSKVDRQEVDNALNQASKELGTRFDFRGTGTKIDWSGEEAIAIESETEERALAAVEVFKEKLIKRGISLKAFEAGEPALSGKIYKIGGKILQGIASDKAKQIAKFIRDEGPKGVQAQIQGDQLRVSGKKKDQLQDVIALLKGKDFEIALQFTNYR, from the coding sequence GTGGCGGATCCCTCTTTCGACGTGGTGAGCAAGGTCGATCGCCAGGAGGTGGACAACGCCCTGAACCAGGCCAGCAAGGAACTCGGTACGCGGTTCGACTTCCGGGGTACCGGGACCAAGATCGACTGGTCCGGTGAAGAGGCGATCGCGATCGAGTCCGAGACCGAGGAGCGGGCGCTGGCGGCGGTCGAGGTGTTCAAGGAGAAGCTGATCAAACGCGGCATCTCCCTGAAGGCCTTCGAGGCGGGCGAGCCGGCGTTGTCCGGCAAGATCTACAAGATCGGCGGCAAGATCCTGCAGGGGATCGCGTCGGACAAGGCGAAGCAGATAGCCAAGTTCATCCGTGACGAAGGCCCCAAGGGCGTCCAGGCGCAGATCCAGGGCGACCAGCTTCGGGTGTCCGGCAAGAAGAAGGACCAGCTGCAGGACGTGATCGCCTTGCTGAAGGGCAAGGACTTCGAGATCGCGCTGCAGTTCACGAACTACCGCTGA
- a CDS encoding TetR/AcrR family transcriptional regulator, translated as MAGRMSGPERRAQVLAIAAKEFAEHGLHGASTEAIAKTAGITQAYVFRMFGTKKALFLELVEAAFERLSAAMRDAGDGKTGLDALSAMGAQYFDLLADRTGLLLQLQGFAACGDPEVRDAVRSCFARMWGTAEDGTGLDPVTVKTFLAFGMLLNTGAAMDVEQVDAAWAEGVRTRIRPGLFTHITTETNR; from the coding sequence ATGGCCGGACGAATGAGCGGACCCGAACGACGTGCCCAGGTGCTCGCCATCGCCGCGAAGGAGTTCGCGGAACATGGGCTGCACGGGGCGTCGACGGAGGCGATCGCGAAGACGGCGGGGATCACGCAGGCGTACGTCTTCCGGATGTTCGGGACGAAGAAGGCCCTGTTCCTGGAGCTGGTCGAGGCCGCGTTCGAGCGGCTCAGTGCCGCGATGCGGGACGCGGGCGACGGGAAGACCGGCCTGGACGCGCTCTCGGCGATGGGTGCGCAGTACTTCGACCTGCTGGCCGACCGGACCGGGTTGTTGTTGCAGCTTCAGGGCTTCGCCGCGTGTGGCGACCCGGAGGTGCGGGACGCGGTGCGGTCCTGTTTCGCGCGGATGTGGGGCACGGCCGAGGACGGCACCGGGCTCGACCCGGTGACCGTGAAGACCTTCCTCGCCTTCGGGATGTTGCTGAACACGGGCGCCGCGATGGACGTGGAGCAGGTCGACGCCGCGTGGGCCGAGGGGGTCCGTACCCGGATCCGGCCTGGGCTGTTCACGCACATCACCACCGAGACGAACCGATGA
- a CDS encoding NAD(P)-dependent oxidoreductase, whose translation MADKTTILVSTETDDLVAHELFGQIDGVEVVGYDPTTKQLDEVQRRANVFVPPYRGTNRPMALMAQMPHLRMVQITAAGTDEWVNEVPDGVVLAGARGAHAGPVSEWILSAVLAQLRQWPALVRYQDEYTWAHRRFDADTLRGKRVLIVGAGSIGMATARLLDAFGASSTLVASTARDGIHGAAELPALIGGHQVVVITAPLNEATLNLVDKSFLAAMDDGALLVNAGRGKIVDTDALVAELQAGRLRAALDVTEPEPLPEDHPLWSCTGAIISPHSARTVPGTNALCYAVAADQVKAFLAGRVPSNAATR comes from the coding sequence ATGGCAGACAAGACCACGATCCTGGTTAGCACCGAAACGGATGACCTTGTAGCTCACGAGCTGTTCGGTCAGATTGATGGCGTCGAGGTGGTGGGGTATGACCCGACCACCAAGCAGCTAGACGAGGTGCAGAGGAGGGCGAATGTCTTCGTTCCGCCGTACCGGGGCACGAACCGTCCCATGGCCCTGATGGCGCAGATGCCGCACTTGAGGATGGTTCAGATCACGGCGGCCGGGACCGACGAGTGGGTCAATGAGGTGCCGGACGGTGTAGTGCTGGCAGGTGCGCGTGGGGCACATGCAGGGCCAGTCTCCGAGTGGATCCTGTCGGCGGTGCTGGCTCAACTTCGTCAGTGGCCCGCTCTTGTCCGCTACCAGGACGAGTACACATGGGCGCACCGGCGATTCGATGCCGACACGCTTCGAGGCAAGCGAGTTCTGATCGTCGGCGCAGGCAGTATCGGCATGGCGACTGCGCGGCTCCTGGATGCCTTCGGTGCGAGCTCGACGCTGGTTGCCAGCACGGCACGTGATGGAATCCATGGGGCTGCGGAACTGCCGGCACTCATCGGCGGGCACCAGGTCGTTGTGATCACCGCGCCGCTCAATGAAGCCACGCTCAACCTGGTCGACAAGAGCTTTCTTGCGGCCATGGACGACGGTGCGCTCCTGGTCAACGCTGGGCGCGGCAAAATCGTCGATACCGATGCTCTCGTGGCGGAGCTGCAAGCAGGGCGACTGCGGGCGGCCCTCGATGTCACGGAGCCGGAGCCGCTCCCGGAGGATCACCCCCTGTGGTCATGCACTGGCGCCATCATCAGCCCGCACAGCGCTCGAACGGTTCCAGGGACCAATGCGCTGTGCTACGCAGTTGCAGCGGACCAGGTGAAGGCATTCCTTGCCGGTCGGGTTCCGTCTAATGCGGCTACTCGGTAG
- a CDS encoding helix-turn-helix transcriptional regulator, which yields MRDDIDDLLGIDLSDPVQRLATDLVESDRQLLRRLVALRNEKKLTQKDIANTMGVTQPAVAALERADADPKLSTIRRYALAIGALIRHSVTDVSSHSPGLTVSPSLPATGTSDRKTSLKTNVRSRFVQVSR from the coding sequence ATGCGCGACGACATCGATGATCTGTTAGGCATTGATCTTTCAGACCCCGTACAACGGCTGGCTACCGACCTGGTGGAGTCCGATCGCCAACTCCTGCGTCGACTTGTCGCGCTGCGCAACGAGAAGAAGCTCACGCAGAAGGACATAGCCAACACCATGGGCGTGACACAACCAGCCGTAGCAGCGCTTGAACGGGCTGACGCCGACCCGAAGCTATCCACCATTCGCCGGTACGCACTGGCGATCGGAGCCCTGATCCGCCACTCCGTCACCGATGTTTCATCCCACTCACCTGGCTTGACTGTTAGTCCTTCGCTTCCCGCCACCGGAACAAGCGACCGCAAGACAAGCCTGAAGACCAACGTCCGATCTCGGTTTGTGCAGGTCAGCCGGTGA
- a CDS encoding HNH endonuclease family protein, translated as MTTHTTGRAFAAAVPLALAALFVTGCEVPAATGTPSGTDSTTATRQLSKLAVKPADTGAHYNRDDWPHWDSVGKGCNRREDTLKTQGRNVTTGKGCKVLSGEWTSRYDGVKVTDPETVDIDHMVPLAEAARSHTRDWTEAQRTRYANDPAVLVAVTAKSNRAKGDQDPAKWLPAKDKCGYVAHWVQVKTAYRMSVDKAEHDAIAAILKRC; from the coding sequence TTGACCACGCACACCACCGGCCGCGCCTTCGCCGCCGCCGTCCCGCTCGCCCTCGCCGCGCTGTTCGTCACCGGCTGCGAGGTCCCGGCCGCCACCGGAACCCCCAGCGGCACCGACTCCACCACCGCCACTCGGCAACTCTCCAAGCTCGCCGTGAAGCCCGCCGACACCGGCGCCCACTACAACCGCGACGACTGGCCCCACTGGGACTCCGTCGGCAAGGGCTGCAACCGCCGCGAAGACACCCTCAAGACCCAAGGGCGCAACGTCACCACCGGCAAGGGCTGCAAGGTCCTCAGTGGAGAGTGGACCAGCCGCTACGACGGCGTGAAGGTCACCGACCCCGAAACCGTCGACATCGACCACATGGTGCCGCTCGCCGAGGCCGCCCGCTCGCACACCCGCGACTGGACCGAGGCACAGCGGACCCGCTACGCCAACGACCCGGCCGTCCTGGTCGCCGTAACCGCGAAGTCCAACCGCGCCAAGGGCGACCAGGACCCTGCGAAGTGGCTTCCCGCCAAAGACAAGTGCGGCTATGTCGCGCACTGGGTGCAGGTGAAGACCGCCTACCGCATGAGCGTCGACAAGGCCGAGCACGACGCCATCGCCGCCATCCTCAAGCGCTGCTGA